GTTGGAATTGGTGGAAGGTGTGCGCCGCACCATCGCCCCCGCCGCGCAGGCGCCGCACCTGTGGGAGCAGAACGAGAGCTACACCGTCATCTTCGCCGAGCACATCCGGGGCAATCCCACCGCGGATGAGCTGGTGACGCGCGCGGACCTGGCCCGGCTGCTCCTGGGCGAAAGCGGCACGGTGCCGCTGTCTCCGCGTGAGAGCGAATCCGTGCTCCAGTCGCGCTTCAGCTACACCATCCAGGACCTGGTCGTCATCGACTGGAACAGCGCCTTCGTCTACGAGCCGTCCGGCTCGCGAGACATCCCCGACCTGTTGGAAATCGCCAACGCGCAGTTGTTGGAGTTCCGCTACTACGACGAGCGGTTGGACGCGCACATCACCCGCATCCACGAGAAGGTGCAGGCCGCGCGGCATGGGTGGGCCACGTTGTTCCGCAGCCCCTACCGCAGCCTGGCCCGGCAGACGCTCTCCACGCTGGTGGACCTCAACGAGTTCATCGAGCGCGTGGAGAACAGTCTCAAAATCATCGGCGACTTCTACCTGGCCAAGGTCTACGAGAGCGCCGTGCGCCGCATGCGCATCCCGCCGTGGCAGGCCGCCGTCACCCGCAAGCAGCAGTTGCTGGCCCAGACGTATGGCCTGCTCAAGGGCGACGTGGACATCGACCGCTCCCACACGTTGGAGGCCGTCATCGTCCTGCTCATCGTGCTGGAAATCTTCTTCGCCTTCTTCCGCGTCTTCGAGCACTGAGGCACCCGAGGGGAATCCCGTACTTCAGGGCAACGCGCTGTGCGGTTTCCACGCTTCGTCCGGCATGGGAGAATGAGGCTTCGAGGCAGGGAGCCATGCGTCCGTGCCGGGGGGAGTGGGGCATGAATGTGCCCGGAAAAAACGTGGGAGCCGCGGTGGACCGCATGTCGCGGGCCCTGGAGCGGCTGTCCGCAGCACCGCCGGTGGTGGCGGTGCTGGAGGAATTGCTTTGCCAGGCGTCCGCCACGCTGGGGGCTTCGGGTGCCTTCCTGTGCTGGTGGGGCGGGACGGGCGACTTGAGCACGCTCACCACGCACGGTGTGGATGCGGAGGCGGCCGCCATCTGGGCTCAGCAACTGCTGGCCCAGGCGCCCGCGCCGGGTGAGCCTCGGCTGCCCCGGGTGGTGGAGGACGTGTCGCGAGACGCGCTGCTGGCCTCCGAGCCGGACGCCCTGCGGCGCCTGGGGGCCACGGCCTTGCTGTCCCAGCCGCTCTTCTTCGCCTCCGGCATGGGCGCCGCCGGTGTGCTGGGCGTGCTCTTCCGCGAGGCGTGGCAGCCACGGGAGGAGGACCTGCGGCGCTTCGGCCTCTCGGTGAAGCTGGCGGCGCTGGCGCTGGAGCGCGAGCGCATGGCGGAGACGCTGCGCCAGTCCGTGCTGTCCGCGCGAGCGGAGGTGGAGGAGTCGGAGGTGCTGCGGCTGCGCCGCTTCCAGGCGGTGACGGAGGCCTTGGGCGGCGCGCTGTCCTCGGACGAGGTGGCGCGCGTGGTGCTGGAGCAGGGGCTTCCCGCGGTGGGCGCCGACGTGGGCCTGGTGCACCTGGTGGAGCCGGACGGGACGCTGGCGTTGAAGGCCGCGCTGGGGGTGTCCAACGCGCAGCGGGAGGCGCTCCGGGTGCCGCCCTGGCGAATCGGTGGTGTGCCGGGGCACGGCGCGGGGGCACCCGTGCGGCTGGAGACGCCCGCCGCGGCGCGAGACGTGGTGCTCGTGCTCGGGGCGCCGGTGTGGCTGGAGACGTCCGCCGCGGCGCGAGATGTGGTGCCCGTGCTCGGGGCGCCGGTGTGGCTGGAGACGCCCGCCGCGGTGCGGGACGTGGTGCCCTCGCTGGGGGCACTGCCCGCGCTGGTGCTGCTGCCCTTGCAGGTGGAAGGGCATGCCTTTGGCACGTTGTGCCTCGGCTTCTCGGAGGCGCGGCGCTTCTCGGTGCTGGAGCGGGCGTCCATCACCGGTCTGGGGCATGCGTGTGGCCAGGCGCTGGAGCGCGCGCGGCTGTACGCGCGGGAGCGCACCGCGCGGCTTCAGGCGGAGGCGGCCGGACAGCGCCTGCGGCTCCTGGCGGACGCGAGCGCGCTCGTGTCGGCGTCGCTGGACTGGGAGGAGACGGTGGCGGGCGTGGCGCGGCTGGCGCTGGGGCACTTCGCGGATGGCTGCGCGGTGGATTCGTACGAGGACGGCGTGGTGCGGCGGCTGGCCGTGCTCTATGAGAATCCACAATCGGCGCCGCGCGGGTTGGAGCTCCTGCGCTTCGCTCCGCAGGAAGGCAGCCCTACGTTGCTGGCGGAGGTGCTCGCCTCGGGGCGCCCGTGGATGATGGCGCGCCCCACCGCGGAGCCCGGGGACACCCGTACGGCGGCGGCACGGCTGTACGCGGCCGCGCGCGAGCTGGGCGTGGGCTCGCTCATCCTGACGCCGCTGGTGGCGCGGCAGCGCACGCTGGGGGTGCTCACCTTCATGCGGAGCGAGACGTCCGCGCCCTTCGACATCCCGGACCTGTCCCTGGCCGAGGAGCTGGCGGGGCGCGCGGCGCTGGCCATCGACAACGCGGACCTGTTCCGCAAGGCGCGCGCGGCGGAGGAGGAGAGCCGGCGCGGGGCGGCGCGGCTCCACGTCCTGGTGCAGGTCAGCCACCTCATCGCGGAGGCGGGGTTGGACCTGTCCATGGTGCTGGAGGTGCTGGTGCGCAAGGTGTCGGAGGCGCTCGGAGACGCGTGCGTGCTCCAACTGCTCTCCGAGGACACGACGCGCTTGGAGCTGGTGACGGTGCACCATCCCAACGCGGAGGCCCGCGCGGTGCTGGACGCATCCATGCGGCGCTGTCCGGGGCGGGTGGGAGAAGGGCTGTCGGGCCGGGTGGCGGCGACGGGGCAGCCGCTCTTCGTCCCGCGCCTTCAGGCCGAGGACCTGCGCGATGAGCGCGTGCCGGAGGGCATGCCCTTCCTCCGGCACTATGGGCCCCACAGCGTCATCGTCGTCCCGCTGGGCGTGCGCGGCCGGGTGCTGGGCACCCTGGGGGTGATGCGCGAGGCGCAGGGCCGCGAGTATTCGGTGGAGGAGCGCGCGCTACTGGAGAGCCTGGCGGCGCGCGCGGCGCTGGCCATTGAAGACGCGCGGCGATACGGCGCGGCCACGCAGGCGGTGAAGGCGCGGGACGAGCTGCTGTCGGTGGCGGGGCACGAGCTGAAGTCGCCGCTGAACGCGCTCCAACTCCAGATTCACCTGCTGGCGCGCATGGCCCGCGAGGCGATGGCCGTGGACGGGCTGGCGGAGCGCGCGGAGCGGGCGGCGAAGGCGGGCCAGCGGCTGGGGCTGCTCATCGATGACCTGCTGGATGTCTCGCGCCTCAGCTCGGGGCGGCTGGGGCTGAAGCGTGAAGAGGTGGACCTGGCGGCGCTGACGCGCGAGCTGGTGGGCCGCATGTCCGAGGAGCTGGCGCTGGCGGGCAACGAGGTGCGGCTGCTGCTGGACAGGCCGGTGTCGGGGCACTGGGACCGGCTGCGGCTGGAGCAGGTGCTGGTGAACCTGCTCACCAACGCGGCGAAGTACGGCGCGGGCCGGCCGGTGACGGTGGAGGTGGAGGCGGTGGGCCCGGTGGCGCGGCTGTCCGTGCGCGACGAGGGCATCGGCGTGTCGCCGGAGGAGCAGGAGCGCATCTTCGAGCAGTTCGAGCGCTCCGCGTCGGTGCAGCACTTCAAGGGCCTGGGCCTGGGCTTGTGGATTACCAAGCGCATCGTCGAGGCCCACGGCGGCAGCATCCGCCTGACGAGCGAGCCGGGCAAGGGCTCCACCTTCACCGTGGAGCTGCCCTTGCCGGCTTGAGCGCCTGGACAGCTCGCACTCGCTGCGCTCTGGTTCCGCGGATGATGAAGACGCGCGCACTCCACCGACTGGCCTTGCTCGCCGCCGCCGTGCTGGCCGTGGCCGCCCCGGGCTGCCGGCACGCGCCCCCGCTCGACCCGGGCCTGGACGCGGATGGCGACGGCGTCCTCAATGGGGAGGATGCCTGCCCCACCGTGCGCGGGCTCGCGCGGCTCCAGGGCTGCCCCGCGAAGGACACGGACGGCGACGGCGTGGAGGACGCGTTGGACAAGTGTCCGCGTCACGCCGGGCCCGCGTCGCGGGAGGGCTGCCCCATCCGCGACTCGGACGAGGACGGCGTGGAGGACGCGAAGGACGCCTGCCCGCGGGTGTTCGGCCTGCTGGAGCGGCAGGGCTGTCCCGTCGACGACCCGGACCGCGACGGGGTGGAGGGCGCGGCGGACAAGTGCCCGGACGAGCCCGGACCCGCCTCGCGCGAGGGGTGCCCCATCCGTGACGCGGACGGGGATGGCGTACCGGATGAAGAGGACGCCTGCCCCGACGAGGAGGGACTGCCCTCGCTGCGCGGCTGCCCGGAGCGGGACGTGGACGGCGACGGCGTGGCGGACCACCGGGACAATTGCCCGCGAGAGCGGGGCGCGGTGGACAACCAGGGTTGCCCGGCGGCGCGCAAGCAGCGCGTCGTCATCCGCCCGGACCGGCTGGAGCTGTTGGAGCGCATCACCTTCGCGCCCGGCACCGCCGCTCTCCAGCCGCGGGTCCAGCCGGCGCTCGACAACGTGGCAGACGTCCTGCTGGTGCACCCGCGGCTGGGTGTCATCGCCATCGAGGGCCACACGGACAACCGCGGGGACCCGGACGTGCAGCGGGAGGTGACGCTGGCGCGCGCGGAGGCGGTGCGGGACTACCTGGTGGAGCGGGGTGTCCCGCCAGACCGGCTGGAGGCGTGGGGATTCGGCCCGGACAAGCCCGTCGAGTCGAATGAGACTGCCCAGGGACGCGAGGCCAACCGCCGTCTGGACCTCCGGGTGGTGGCGCCGCGCGGACGGCCGTAAGTCCCGGACTCCCCGTGGGTGGGGGGTGTGATGTACACTCACCCACCATGAGTGCTTCCAGCCCCCTGTTCGGTGATTTGCTGCTCAAGCTGGGGATTGTCTCGCCCGGTCAGGTGCAGGAGGCGCTCGCCCTCCAGGCCCTCACCGGGCAGCGCGTGGGGGAAGCCCTCATCTCCCTGGGCTACGTCACGCGAGAGCAGATTCAGGACGCGCTGGGAGAGGCGCTCGGGCTGCACCAGGACAAGAGCCCCCTTCAGCCCGCGCTGGGCGAGCTGCTGGTGGGGCTCAAGTACGTGACGCTGGCGCAGCTCGACGAGGCGCTCGCGCGCCAGCGCCGCGACGGCCGCAAGCTGGGCGAAATCCTGGTGGAGCTGGGCCACTGCACCTACAAGCAAATCTACGAGGCGCTGGGGCTGCAGAACCGCATCGCCGGGCGGCAGGACCTGCCGCGCCCCTCCTCTGACGGCCGTCGCCGCGTGGTGGTGGTGGACGACAGCCCGCTGGCCTGCGCCTTCGTGCAGGAGGGCCTGGTGGCGCTGGGCTACGAAGTCCTCTGCTTCCAGGACCCGTTCGAGGCCCTGGAGAGCATGGGCCGTCTCCAGCCCGTCATCGTCCTCAGCGATTTGGAGATGCCCGGCCTGGACGGCGTGGAGCTGTGTCGCCGCCTGAAGGAAGGCCCCAGCCACGCGGTGCCCGCCATCATCCTCACCGCCAACGACGTGGAGGCCGAGCGCGTGCGCGGCCTGCGCGCTGGCGCGGATGACTACGTCAACAAGTCCGCGTCCATGGACGAACTGGCCGCGCGCATCGAAAGCGTGGTGCGCCGCACCGGCGAAACGGAGCGCATGCGCAAGCTGTTCGCGCGTTACACGTCCGACGCGGTGGTGGAGGAAATCCTCAAGAGCGCGGACGCGGTGGTGCTCACCGGCGAGAAGCGCGAGGTGACGTTGCTGTTCGCGGACATCCGCAACTTCACCGGCCTGGCGGAGAGCCTGCCTCCAGAGCAGGTGGTGGGGGTGCTCAACCAGGTGCTCGGGCGGATGTCGGACGCGGTGCTCACCTGCGGCGGCACGCTGGACAAGTTCCTGGGCGACGGGCTGATGGCCG
This portion of the Myxococcus xanthus genome encodes:
- a CDS encoding adenylate/guanylate cyclase domain-containing protein, with the translated sequence MSASSPLFGDLLLKLGIVSPGQVQEALALQALTGQRVGEALISLGYVTREQIQDALGEALGLHQDKSPLQPALGELLVGLKYVTLAQLDEALARQRRDGRKLGEILVELGHCTYKQIYEALGLQNRIAGRQDLPRPSSDGRRRVVVVDDSPLACAFVQEGLVALGYEVLCFQDPFEALESMGRLQPVIVLSDLEMPGLDGVELCRRLKEGPSHAVPAIILTANDVEAERVRGLRAGADDYVNKSASMDELAARIESVVRRTGETERMRKLFARYTSDAVVEEILKSADAVVLTGEKREVTLLFADIRNFTGLAESLPPEQVVGVLNQVLGRMSDAVLTCGGTLDKFLGDGLMAVFGAPVARPDDALRALQSAKMMMDALTDLRIEAEAEWAAGGREGQPLVLELGIGINSGVVVAGNIGSTVRAEYTCIGDAVNVAARLCALAGPGEILVGERTRELVDANETAFEDLPPVRLKGKQQPVPLFRAL
- a CDS encoding OmpA family protein; this translates as MMKTRALHRLALLAAAVLAVAAPGCRHAPPLDPGLDADGDGVLNGEDACPTVRGLARLQGCPAKDTDGDGVEDALDKCPRHAGPASREGCPIRDSDEDGVEDAKDACPRVFGLLERQGCPVDDPDRDGVEGAADKCPDEPGPASREGCPIRDADGDGVPDEEDACPDEEGLPSLRGCPERDVDGDGVADHRDNCPRERGAVDNQGCPAARKQRVVIRPDRLELLERITFAPGTAALQPRVQPALDNVADVLLVHPRLGVIAIEGHTDNRGDPDVQREVTLARAEAVRDYLVERGVPPDRLEAWGFGPDKPVESNETAQGREANRRLDLRVVAPRGRP
- a CDS encoding GAF domain-containing protein — its product is MNVPGKNVGAAVDRMSRALERLSAAPPVVAVLEELLCQASATLGASGAFLCWWGGTGDLSTLTTHGVDAEAAAIWAQQLLAQAPAPGEPRLPRVVEDVSRDALLASEPDALRRLGATALLSQPLFFASGMGAAGVLGVLFREAWQPREEDLRRFGLSVKLAALALERERMAETLRQSVLSARAEVEESEVLRLRRFQAVTEALGGALSSDEVARVVLEQGLPAVGADVGLVHLVEPDGTLALKAALGVSNAQREALRVPPWRIGGVPGHGAGAPVRLETPAAARDVVLVLGAPVWLETSAAARDVVPVLGAPVWLETPAAVRDVVPSLGALPALVLLPLQVEGHAFGTLCLGFSEARRFSVLERASITGLGHACGQALERARLYARERTARLQAEAAGQRLRLLADASALVSASLDWEETVAGVARLALGHFADGCAVDSYEDGVVRRLAVLYENPQSAPRGLELLRFAPQEGSPTLLAEVLASGRPWMMARPTAEPGDTRTAAARLYAAARELGVGSLILTPLVARQRTLGVLTFMRSETSAPFDIPDLSLAEELAGRAALAIDNADLFRKARAAEEESRRGAARLHVLVQVSHLIAEAGLDLSMVLEVLVRKVSEALGDACVLQLLSEDTTRLELVTVHHPNAEARAVLDASMRRCPGRVGEGLSGRVAATGQPLFVPRLQAEDLRDERVPEGMPFLRHYGPHSVIVVPLGVRGRVLGTLGVMREAQGREYSVEERALLESLAARAALAIEDARRYGAATQAVKARDELLSVAGHELKSPLNALQLQIHLLARMAREAMAVDGLAERAERAAKAGQRLGLLIDDLLDVSRLSSGRLGLKREEVDLAALTRELVGRMSEELALAGNEVRLLLDRPVSGHWDRLRLEQVLVNLLTNAAKYGAGRPVTVEVEAVGPVARLSVRDEGIGVSPEEQERIFEQFERSASVQHFKGLGLGLWITKRIVEAHGGSIRLTSEPGKGSTFTVELPLPA